The Fretibacterium sp. OH1220_COT-178 genome includes a region encoding these proteins:
- a CDS encoding SH3 domain-containing protein, whose amino-acid sequence MSGRHRRFIGIFLAAGALILGAGAAGAETEYPVLSQSKGEGVRLREDPSTEAKIVGKVDYETLYAVGETSVNGEVWYEVLHPTQTGTAWIHGKFLDVNYVEDITPAQRLVWKVALTFGDNEARARSLFGRPQKEKRTKTFIEGAGEKLPDVTLTYPTHTAQYVDDILKNVTVAKGTMPFGPFRIGDPASGLADLMGEPEDASEGRWSYELGPVEYLIFTVKDDRIAAMEYSSWFD is encoded by the coding sequence ATGAGTGGACGACATCGCAGATTCATCGGAATTTTTCTGGCCGCCGGGGCGCTGATCCTGGGGGCGGGGGCCGCCGGAGCGGAGACGGAGTACCCCGTCCTGTCGCAGAGCAAAGGGGAGGGCGTGCGTCTGAGGGAGGACCCCTCGACGGAGGCGAAGATCGTCGGCAAGGTGGACTACGAAACGCTTTACGCCGTGGGCGAGACTTCGGTGAACGGCGAGGTCTGGTACGAGGTGCTTCATCCCACCCAGACGGGCACCGCCTGGATCCACGGCAAGTTCCTCGACGTGAACTACGTCGAGGACATCACCCCGGCACAGCGCCTGGTCTGGAAGGTCGCCCTGACCTTCGGCGACAACGAGGCCCGGGCCCGAAGCCTGTTCGGCCGGCCGCAGAAGGAGAAGAGGACGAAGACCTTCATCGAGGGCGCCGGCGAGAAGCTGCCGGACGTCACCCTGACCTATCCCACCCACACGGCCCAGTACGTCGACGACATCCTCAAGAACGTGACGGTCGCGAAGGGCACGATGCCCTTCGGGCCCTTCCGCATCGGAGACCCGGCCTCCGGCCTCGCGGACCTCATGGGCGAGCCCGAAGACGCGTCGGAGGGCCGGTGGAGCTACGAGCTGGGCCCCGTGGAATACCTGATCTTCACGGTCAAGGACGACAGGATCGCGGCCATGGAGTACTCGAGCTGGTTCGATTGA
- a CDS encoding helix-turn-helix transcriptional regulator codes for MDRAQRIDRIAPFEAASTSLGLGLFLVWFSQVPPRTFLPSDPLLLSSFLFAFAVCCALLARTRLPGAGSFSRAVWLTPCLLLPLPLFERLWAPLKIPALLLPAFASALLFCRWMTLCARFSPRLFLLLYSLSSLVSIAGTPPLSRTGPLLYALPFLSTGLLLLSVRERPWMPEGERYVRHAPSTRESFALLVFALILNGAQTFSASHLSRSGTFPPGVLRNLAALLPLAGLLALLYLRKPVSYRTLLAGALSSWVAGIALSGLSASAALLLTSSGCLLFELSFWLLMLQYAADSPNPARMLCIGASLLVLALIASRRLLDVLAPFGMEVLSVQSGFTLFMGLVAGLLLFLPGAIVDVPAAASAATPVPAVPIREPDAAPSAELSAEERELRLKGRFEALGLTRQECRIALMILNGAGDSDLCGELFISKNTLKFHIRNINRKLGIATRRDLPATAQALLAKEPGAMT; via the coding sequence ATGGACAGGGCACAGCGCATCGACCGCATCGCACCGTTCGAGGCGGCCTCGACCTCCCTGGGGCTCGGGCTGTTCCTCGTGTGGTTCTCCCAGGTTCCGCCGCGGACGTTTCTCCCGTCCGATCCCCTCCTCCTCTCCTCGTTCCTGTTCGCCTTCGCGGTCTGTTGCGCCCTGCTCGCCCGCACCCGCCTGCCGGGGGCGGGCAGCTTCAGCCGGGCGGTCTGGCTTACGCCCTGCCTGCTGTTGCCGCTGCCCCTCTTCGAACGCCTCTGGGCTCCCCTGAAGATCCCGGCGCTCCTGTTGCCGGCCTTCGCCTCGGCCCTGCTCTTCTGCCGATGGATGACGCTCTGCGCGCGGTTTTCGCCGCGCCTTTTTCTGCTTCTCTACTCCCTGTCCTCCCTGGTCTCCATCGCGGGAACGCCCCCGCTCTCCCGCACGGGGCCGCTGCTCTACGCGCTCCCGTTCCTCTCGACCGGACTCCTTCTGCTGTCCGTCCGCGAAAGGCCCTGGATGCCCGAGGGGGAACGCTACGTCCGGCACGCGCCCTCCACCAGGGAGAGCTTCGCCCTCCTCGTCTTCGCGCTCATCCTGAACGGGGCACAGACGTTTTCCGCGTCCCACCTGTCCCGATCGGGGACGTTCCCGCCAGGCGTTCTGCGGAACTTGGCCGCACTGCTCCCCCTGGCGGGGCTGCTGGCCCTGCTGTACCTCCGCAAGCCGGTCTCCTACCGCACCCTTCTGGCCGGGGCCCTGTCCTCGTGGGTCGCGGGGATAGCCCTGTCCGGGCTGTCCGCCTCTGCGGCTCTGCTCCTGACGAGCTCGGGCTGTCTGCTCTTCGAACTGTCCTTCTGGCTGCTGATGCTGCAGTACGCCGCCGACTCGCCCAACCCGGCGCGGATGCTCTGCATCGGGGCCTCCCTGCTCGTCCTCGCCCTGATCGCCTCGCGCCGGCTTCTGGACGTCCTCGCCCCCTTCGGGATGGAGGTCCTTTCGGTCCAGTCCGGCTTCACCCTGTTCATGGGCCTCGTCGCCGGCCTTCTGCTCTTTCTGCCCGGCGCGATCGTGGACGTGCCCGCGGCCGCCTCCGCCGCCACGCCGGTGCCGGCCGTTCCCATCCGGGAGCCCGACGCCGCCCCGTCGGCGGAGCTCTCGGCCGAGGAACGGGAGCTCCGCCTGAAGGGGCGCTTCGAGGCCCTGGGTCTGACCCGGCAGGAGTGCCGCATCGCCCTGATGATCCTGAACGGAGCCGGCGATTCGGACCTCTGCGGGGAGCTTTTCATCTCCAAGAACACGCTGAAGTTCCATATACGCAACATCAACCGCAAGCTGGGGATCGCCACGCGGCGCGACCTGCCCGCGACGGCGCAGGCCCTTTTGGCAAAGGAGCCGGGCGCCATGACATGA